One part of the Methanobacterium petrolearium genome encodes these proteins:
- a CDS encoding Mov34/MPN/PAD-1 family protein, translated as MYEKKGWVDRVIEILLGNQGKDFQEILIDREVVDEIIQIARQSHPLEFMALLEGKIHEGVLKVEGLVFLPGETSNQSAVMKTFMMPMTTETVGSVHSHPIPNATPSTADLHFFAKNGLFHLIIAQPYTEESMIGYDTFGEMINYRII; from the coding sequence ATGTATGAAAAAAAAGGTTGGGTTGACAGAGTTATTGAGATCCTCCTGGGAAACCAGGGTAAAGATTTCCAGGAAATTCTCATAGACCGGGAAGTTGTGGACGAAATAATCCAGATAGCCAGACAATCCCATCCTCTGGAATTCATGGCCCTGCTGGAAGGAAAAATCCATGAAGGAGTTTTAAAGGTAGAGGGTCTTGTTTTTTTACCTGGTGAAACCTCAAATCAGAGTGCGGTTATGAAAACATTCATGATGCCCATGACCACTGAAACAGTGGGATCGGTTCACAGTCATCCTATTCCAAATGCTACTCCCTCTACTGCAGATTTGCACTTTTTTGCCAAGAATGGATTGTTTCATTTGATAATTGCCCAACCTTACACCGAAGAAAGTATGATAGGCTATGATACTTTTGGTGAAATGATCAATTATCGAATAATCTAA
- a CDS encoding tRNA(His) guanylyltransferase Thg1 family protein, protein MKECEIFSSLKVPCTSNIVVRLDGRNFSQLSRTLEFEKPYDLEFAEILSEASHYLFKEFNPRFIYLFSDEISLLLGEVPFAGRVEKIDSVMASFMSGAFTCEIMGRERFSGLSGEINSISFDSRVIPLSRKGVIEYFKERQMEAWRNCLNGYSYWTLRKEYSKEETMTLLHKKKSSQLHEILFQHGINLAQMPAWQRRGIGLYKKKVEVEGLNPLTQETVTSQRNKIIIDWNLPMFDEKFFNEKSII, encoded by the coding sequence ATGAAAGAGTGTGAAATATTTTCCAGTTTAAAGGTTCCCTGCACTTCCAATATTGTGGTAAGGCTTGATGGCAGGAATTTCTCACAATTATCGCGTACATTGGAGTTTGAAAAGCCTTATGACCTGGAATTTGCTGAAATCCTTTCAGAAGCATCCCATTATCTTTTCAAGGAGTTCAATCCCAGATTTATATACCTTTTCTCCGATGAAATCAGTTTACTTCTGGGAGAGGTTCCTTTTGCAGGAAGGGTGGAGAAAATTGATTCGGTTATGGCTAGTTTCATGAGTGGGGCGTTCACCTGTGAAATTATGGGAAGAGAACGTTTTTCTGGACTTTCTGGTGAAATCAATTCTATTTCGTTTGATTCAAGAGTTATACCCCTTTCCAGGAAGGGAGTTATTGAATATTTTAAAGAAAGACAGATGGAAGCATGGAGGAACTGTTTGAATGGATATTCATACTGGACACTGCGAAAAGAGTATTCTAAAGAGGAAACCATGACACTCCTTCATAAAAAGAAAAGCAGTCAATTGCATGAAATTCTCTTTCAGCATGGCATTAACCTGGCCCAGATGCCTGCCTGGCAGAGGAGGGGGATTGGGTTATACAAGAAAAAAGTTGAAGTTGAAGGTTTAAATCCTTTAACCCAGGAAACAGTTACATCTCAACGGAATAAAATTATCATTGACTGGAATTTGCCCATGTTTGATGAGAAATTTTTCAATGAAAAATCCATAATTTGA
- a CDS encoding aspartate dehydrogenase, whose amino-acid sequence MIVGILGCGAIANIITNFASEGKLGVEIKYFYDRDMERAENLASQVDGRVVLDLKDMLSHVDLVIEAASPKAVEEMVPIILKEGKDVIVMSVGGLLNPKIRLNLEKLAKKNNCKIYAPSGAIVGLDGIKAASLGKIQRVTLVTRKPPRSLGITTEKETILYQGKATEAVKKFPLNINVAATVSMAAGQEIEVKIIADPQVDRNMHELEVVGDFGEFHTMTSNLRCSMNPKTSVMAAYSAIKLLNSLNENLLIGT is encoded by the coding sequence ATGATAGTTGGTATCCTGGGATGCGGTGCCATAGCTAACATTATAACAAATTTCGCCAGTGAAGGAAAACTGGGTGTTGAAATAAAATATTTTTACGACCGGGACATGGAAAGAGCCGAAAATTTAGCATCACAAGTTGATGGAAGAGTGGTTCTAGACCTGAAAGACATGTTAAGCCATGTCGACCTGGTGATTGAAGCTGCGTCACCTAAAGCTGTGGAGGAAATGGTTCCCATTATCCTTAAAGAAGGTAAAGATGTTATTGTTATGAGTGTTGGGGGCCTGTTAAATCCAAAAATCAGATTAAACCTGGAAAAACTGGCTAAAAAAAATAACTGCAAGATATATGCTCCTTCAGGCGCCATAGTAGGTCTTGACGGAATCAAAGCCGCGTCTTTGGGCAAAATACAGCGAGTTACTTTGGTAACTAGGAAACCACCCCGTTCACTTGGGATCACCACTGAAAAAGAGACCATCCTCTACCAGGGAAAAGCCACCGAAGCTGTGAAAAAATTCCCTCTAAACATCAATGTAGCCGCTACAGTTAGTATGGCTGCCGGTCAAGAAATTGAAGTTAAAATAATTGCAGATCCCCAGGTGGATCGCAACATGCATGAATTAGAAGTGGTGGGAGATTTCGGAGAATTCCACACCATGACCAGCAACCTCCGATGTTCCATGAATCCTAAAACAAGTGTTATGGCTGCTTATTCTGCCATTAAACTGTTAAACAGTCTTAACGAGAATTTATTGATAGGAACCTGA
- a CDS encoding PRC-barrel domain-containing protein → MVELTNLYNLDVYTTRGKYVGRIQDVILNIKKGRVSTLKAVAMNPDKKSVGIKDVITKSIRIVPEGDEIRPLKEEGTVEIPYDRVQAVGDILLISPEIKEPSKPASAEI, encoded by the coding sequence ATGGTGGAATTGACTAACCTATATAACTTAGATGTATACACCACCCGCGGAAAGTACGTGGGACGCATTCAGGACGTGATCTTAAACATTAAAAAAGGTAGGGTTTCAACCCTAAAAGCTGTTGCCATGAACCCTGATAAGAAAAGTGTTGGCATTAAAGATGTTATAACAAAAAGCATAAGAATAGTTCCTGAAGGAGATGAAATCAGACCTTTAAAAGAGGAAGGGACTGTAGAAATACCTTACGATAGAGTTCAGGCAGTTGGAGATATTTTACTTATAAGTCCAGAAATAAAAGAACCCAGCAAACCTGCCAGTGCGGAGATATAA
- a CDS encoding tRNA-binding protein, whose amino-acid sequence MWDTSEDYRLLVVEKSIELFLKTVEGANLKGKWNKKQVLQAARKMTSEIQTLYYSYLSPVEIAETPQMGLLEKQADEIKEALGGDLWHKQFLELASRDEKEKLEEAIAKIKFFFETIYGLKQRLSLGEIKDPVMGVDIKKGEILSVSKHPQADQLLVCNVNLHERAITVVTNDLEVKEKNQVAVALLPPEVFMGITSEGMFLGAGAGVLKDVKGDLGKLPHGIPLDALNEARNLVETFLGN is encoded by the coding sequence ATGTGGGATACCAGTGAAGATTACAGGCTCTTGGTGGTGGAAAAATCCATTGAACTTTTCCTGAAGACCGTTGAGGGTGCTAATTTAAAAGGTAAATGGAATAAAAAACAGGTCTTGCAGGCTGCCAGAAAAATGACATCTGAAATTCAAACCCTTTACTATTCATACTTATCACCAGTTGAGATAGCAGAAACTCCTCAAATGGGTTTACTGGAAAAACAGGCAGACGAAATAAAAGAAGCTCTGGGAGGAGATCTATGGCACAAACAATTTTTAGAACTTGCCAGTCGTGATGAGAAAGAAAAGCTGGAAGAAGCAATAGCCAAGATAAAATTCTTCTTTGAAACAATTTATGGGTTAAAACAACGTTTAAGTTTGGGTGAGATTAAAGATCCAGTGATGGGTGTGGATATTAAAAAAGGAGAAATTTTAAGTGTTTCCAAGCACCCTCAGGCTGATCAACTCCTGGTATGTAATGTCAACCTACATGAACGGGCCATAACTGTTGTAACCAACGATCTTGAAGTGAAGGAGAAAAATCAGGTGGCGGTGGCCCTGCTACCTCCTGAAGTATTCATGGGGATAACCAGTGAAGGAATGTTTTTAGGTGCAGGTGCAGGTGTTCTTAAGGATGTAAAAGGTGATTTAGGGAAACTCCCTCATGGAATTCCTCTAGATGCGTTGAATGAAGCTAGAAATCTTGTAGAAACATTTTTGGGCAACTGA
- a CDS encoding lactaldehyde dehydrogenase — translation MKMLINGKLIDKDEKIAVLNPFNNEIVDHVPQGNREDVKNAINAANKAKKSMQAMSSRKVSRILYDIHQELKEKSKEISKLICLETGKPIRDSKIEMDRSLQTLLMAAEEAKRIYGETVPMDAAIAGKNVFGFTMKIPLGVVAAITPFNYPVNLAMHKLAPALAAKNTVVLKPSSKAPLASLKMAEILAKHLPDGAVNSVTGGGEILGDAMVTSPLVNKISFTGSIPTGVSIAQKAGMKKLTMELGGNDPMIVMDDANIDVAVTAAVSGAYLNAGQVCMGVKRIILHEKIADQFTDQFVSSTRKLKMGDPMDPDTDIGPLIDEEAAIHVERVVDDAVGNGAQLLCGGRRKGAFYEATVLDNVHEEMELVKKETFGPLSPIIRVKNLNEAIRVANNTQYGLQAGVFTQSIENAKIAVNQIEAGSVLINKQPTFRTDNMLFGGFKMSGMGKEGVKYAVEDMTRSKMVIIG, via the coding sequence ATGAAGATGTTAATAAACGGGAAATTGATTGATAAAGACGAAAAAATCGCTGTTCTAAATCCTTTCAACAATGAAATTGTGGATCATGTGCCTCAAGGGAACAGAGAAGATGTGAAAAATGCTATCAATGCCGCTAATAAGGCTAAAAAATCCATGCAGGCTATGTCTTCCCGTAAAGTATCCAGGATACTCTACGATATCCACCAGGAATTAAAAGAAAAATCTAAGGAAATATCTAAACTCATCTGTCTTGAAACCGGGAAACCAATAAGGGACTCTAAAATAGAGATGGACAGATCCCTACAAACATTACTTATGGCTGCAGAGGAAGCAAAAAGGATCTATGGAGAAACTGTTCCTATGGATGCTGCCATTGCTGGTAAAAACGTTTTTGGATTTACAATGAAGATCCCTCTGGGAGTGGTTGCCGCAATCACCCCTTTCAACTATCCTGTGAACCTGGCTATGCATAAGTTAGCCCCGGCTCTGGCTGCCAAAAACACCGTGGTTTTAAAACCATCCAGTAAAGCACCTCTAGCCAGCCTTAAGATGGCAGAGATCTTGGCAAAACATCTGCCTGATGGAGCAGTTAACAGTGTAACTGGTGGTGGTGAAATTTTAGGGGATGCAATGGTAACCAGTCCATTGGTGAATAAAATCTCCTTCACTGGAAGCATACCCACCGGAGTTTCCATAGCCCAAAAAGCAGGAATGAAAAAATTAACAATGGAACTGGGAGGAAATGATCCCATGATAGTTATGGATGATGCAAACATTGATGTTGCCGTCACAGCAGCGGTAAGTGGAGCATACCTTAATGCAGGGCAGGTCTGTATGGGAGTAAAAAGGATTATTCTCCATGAAAAAATAGCTGACCAATTCACAGACCAGTTTGTATCCTCCACCAGAAAACTAAAGATGGGAGATCCAATGGATCCAGACACAGATATTGGTCCGTTAATTGATGAAGAAGCTGCTATCCATGTGGAAAGAGTTGTTGATGATGCTGTTGGAAATGGAGCTCAATTACTCTGTGGAGGTAGGCGAAAAGGAGCTTTTTATGAAGCCACAGTACTTGATAATGTTCATGAGGAAATGGAACTGGTTAAAAAAGAGACTTTTGGCCCATTATCCCCAATAATCCGGGTTAAAAACCTAAATGAAGCCATTCGGGTGGCTAACAATACCCAGTATGGATTGCAAGCAGGTGTTTTCACCCAGAGTATAGAAAATGCGAAAATAGCCGTAAACCAAATAGAGGCAGGTTCTGTACTAATCAATAAACAACCCACATTCCGTACGGATAACATGCTCTTCGGAGGGTTTAAAATGAGTGGGATGGGTAAAGAAGGAGTTAAATATGCTGTGGAAGATATGACCCGCAGCAAAATGGTAATCATCGGCTGA
- a CDS encoding class III signal peptide-containing protein, with translation MEVIEMGIIEDEAAQTSAEFVLLFGGIIVIVLIAMIVYRNYVHDMGDELTNGSEVQDIDKSLQEINESFN, from the coding sequence ATGGAAGTGATAGAGATGGGAATTATAGAAGATGAAGCAGCCCAGACTTCTGCTGAATTTGTATTACTATTCGGAGGTATCATTGTCATAGTTCTGATAGCAATGATCGTCTACCGAAATTATGTGCATGATATGGGCGATGAACTGACCAATGGTAGTGAAGTTCAGGACATTGACAAAAGCCTTCAGGAAATTAATGAAAGCTTTAACTAA
- a CDS encoding type II secretion system F family protein yields the protein MALIPSALSPVSNTIDGIFPDRWMVRLQETLIRSGMYVKASDLLTLIIGSGLILGIILLIPFLVLGMNPLIGFILGLIAPTIIMLVWIFFMMERRIDAIEQGTPDFLRQISSLLRSGVGVETAMEDISKHGEGPLTDELKRAVIEIKIGSTFEDALLGMGERLKSKTLDRTFRMIIEGRKVGGSLADVIETVAEDLRAVLALQRERRANVMMSVMFLLISAVIAAPFALGMIMTYSSFIASAGKVNPLAGAAQTSAAGYIIIHSVIAGLLMGIVMYGSPRKGVKYALLLVPAAYAIFYVMGIVAPMILGI from the coding sequence ATGGCCCTCATACCTTCCGCATTATCACCAGTATCCAACACCATTGATGGCATTTTTCCAGACAGATGGATGGTTCGTTTACAGGAAACCCTGATTCGTTCTGGAATGTATGTTAAGGCGTCTGATCTTTTAACCCTGATTATAGGTTCGGGACTGATTCTGGGCATTATACTGCTGATACCATTTTTAGTTTTAGGTATGAACCCTTTAATTGGTTTCATTCTTGGTTTAATCGCCCCTACTATTATTATGCTTGTTTGGATATTCTTCATGATGGAACGCAGGATTGATGCCATTGAACAGGGTACTCCTGATTTTTTAAGGCAGATCTCATCACTTTTACGTTCAGGAGTAGGTGTTGAAACTGCCATGGAAGACATCTCCAAACACGGAGAAGGCCCATTAACAGATGAACTGAAAAGGGCAGTAATTGAAATTAAAATTGGAAGCACCTTTGAAGATGCACTTCTAGGTATGGGTGAACGTCTAAAATCTAAAACATTAGACAGAACATTTAGGATGATAATAGAGGGCAGGAAAGTGGGAGGTAGCCTTGCAGATGTTATTGAAACAGTTGCAGAAGATTTAAGGGCGGTTCTGGCTTTGCAAAGGGAGAGAAGAGCCAATGTCATGATGTCGGTGATGTTCCTGTTAATATCCGCTGTTATTGCTGCTCCATTTGCATTGGGTATGATAATGACCTATTCCAGTTTCATTGCATCGGCTGGTAAAGTCAACCCCCTGGCAGGTGCTGCTCAAACCAGTGCCGCCGGATACATCATCATCCACTCAGTAATTGCAGGCTTATTAATGGGAATAGTTATGTATGGAAGTCCACGAAAAGGAGTTAAATACGCATTATTACTGGTTCCAGCGGCTTATGCCATCTTTTATGTCATGGGAATTGTCGCGCCAATGATACTTGGTATATAA
- a CDS encoding M24 family metallopeptidase — protein MKIQEITDRMNQEKLESLFILKPENIAYVTGFKPSSASVLIIKEEPVLFSTKLDIELAQSQSCVPVKEFKSLDELKKSLKETLKGKIGIENSMSVGTYKKICQDFETVPNDIIESFRVFKSKSEIKKIEGAIRIAEDSFEDIDFSKFSGSEDELAAKLEYNMRKAGSLRPSFETIVASGPRSSNPHASSTSSKLERPVMIDWGAFYRNYASDITRSIVQTPKEEEILSILLDAQKEAIKSITPGIEASHVDKVARSVIREYGYGKYFIHSTGHGVGLEVHEKPSLSSKSDEKLEKGMVVTVEPGIYLEGKFGLRVEDMVLIKNRTKILTKLPRKILSKTP, from the coding sequence ATGAAAATCCAAGAAATAACAGATAGGATGAACCAAGAAAAATTGGAATCGTTATTTATTCTTAAACCAGAAAATATAGCATATGTAACTGGTTTTAAGCCTTCAAGTGCATCTGTTTTAATCATTAAAGAAGAACCAGTACTTTTCTCCACAAAGTTAGATATAGAATTAGCCCAATCCCAATCTTGTGTACCTGTAAAAGAATTTAAATCTCTCGATGAACTTAAAAAATCACTTAAGGAAACTTTGAAGGGAAAGATAGGTATAGAAAATTCCATGAGTGTTGGGACGTATAAAAAAATATGTCAAGACTTTGAAACAGTTCCTAATGATATTATTGAAAGTTTTAGAGTGTTTAAATCAAAAAGTGAGATTAAGAAAATTGAGGGAGCCATCAGAATTGCTGAAGATTCCTTTGAAGATATTGATTTTTCTAAATTTTCTGGAAGTGAAGATGAACTGGCAGCTAAGCTGGAGTATAACATGAGAAAAGCAGGTTCCCTACGACCATCCTTCGAAACAATAGTGGCCTCAGGACCAAGATCAAGTAACCCCCATGCCTCATCAACTTCTTCAAAACTGGAACGTCCTGTGATGATTGATTGGGGTGCTTTTTATCGTAACTATGCATCTGATATCACCCGCAGCATAGTTCAAACTCCGAAAGAGGAAGAAATACTTTCCATACTTTTAGATGCTCAAAAAGAAGCTATTAAATCTATAACACCCGGAATAGAAGCATCCCATGTTGATAAAGTGGCAAGAAGTGTTATCCGGGAGTATGGATATGGGAAATATTTCATTCATTCCACTGGACATGGAGTGGGACTAGAAGTTCATGAAAAACCATCATTATCCTCAAAAAGTGATGAAAAGTTGGAAAAAGGGATGGTGGTTACTGTTGAACCTGGAATATATTTGGAAGGGAAATTTGGTCTCAGAGTTGAAGACATGGTTCTAATAAAAAACCGAACTAAAATTTTAACTAAATTACCTAGAAAAATTTTATCTAAAACTCCCTAA
- a CDS encoding site-2 protease family protein, translated as MVNFTSREIRDITISMLVIAGVFAYVFSNDTQSNFISLIPVTLIAVGFGFVFHELAHKFVAIKYGFYAEYRLWVQGLVLAIISAAVGFVFAAPGAVYIYGQDISREENGKISIAGPLTNMAMAIIFFILLQFLSFSPIISLICGLGFTINSFLAFFNLLPIFILDGAKVLKWNPVVWVITTGMAFIMVAYPYILSYMRLTL; from the coding sequence ATGGTAAACTTTACATCCCGTGAGATCAGGGACATAACGATCTCCATGCTGGTTATTGCAGGCGTTTTTGCATACGTATTCAGCAATGATACTCAGAGTAACTTTATATCCCTCATCCCAGTTACATTGATTGCTGTGGGATTCGGATTCGTGTTCCATGAGTTAGCCCACAAATTCGTAGCCATAAAATATGGTTTTTATGCAGAATATAGGCTTTGGGTGCAAGGATTAGTGTTAGCAATAATATCCGCTGCGGTTGGATTTGTATTCGCTGCTCCAGGAGCTGTGTATATTTATGGCCAGGATATATCTCGTGAAGAAAATGGAAAAATATCCATAGCTGGACCATTAACCAACATGGCCATGGCAATAATATTTTTCATTCTCCTACAATTCCTGTCATTTTCTCCCATAATATCATTAATATGTGGCCTTGGGTTCACCATTAACAGTTTCCTGGCTTTTTTCAACTTACTCCCCATATTTATATTGGATGGGGCAAAGGTTCTAAAATGGAATCCTGTGGTATGGGTTATTACAACAGGGATGGCTTTCATAATGGTTGCTTATCCATATATCCTATCTTATATGAGACTAACACTATAG
- a CDS encoding YcaO-related McrA-glycine thioamidation protein: MFKEIPVRYRGGTHRCRDPQKTIEKVEGKLRAAGVTRIAEITHLDRIGIPVYSAIRPGAAEGAVSIYAGKGATKPQAKASAMMEAFERYSAEQQKTDEEKNVVGSFFKMEGCIDPKSLILPSNISGADENDISWVTAIDAADDSECLVPANAVYHPYIPENGVSLFKSNTNGLASGNVIEEAVFHGITEVVERDAWSIFEALRQPKMEVNCEGTENQFIKDIISKFHKAGVEIKLVDLTADVKIPTMAAVSDDRVLKDPALLTLGVGTHLDPEVAAIRALTEVAQSRATQIHGTREDTTRAVFMRKAGYQRMKRINKHWFGESQGTIELSDIENQAKKSFREDIETSLNLLSECDFDQVLYTDLTRPEIDIPVVRVVIPGMEVYSVDVERVGKRLKR; this comes from the coding sequence ATGTTTAAAGAAATTCCAGTCAGATACAGGGGAGGCACCCATCGTTGCCGTGACCCTCAAAAGACCATAGAGAAGGTTGAGGGAAAACTTAGAGCTGCAGGAGTTACCAGAATAGCCGAAATCACTCATCTGGATCGCATTGGGATACCAGTCTACTCTGCAATCCGACCCGGGGCAGCGGAAGGTGCGGTAAGTATTTATGCTGGGAAAGGAGCCACCAAACCACAGGCCAAGGCTTCGGCAATGATGGAAGCCTTTGAAAGATATTCTGCTGAGCAACAGAAAACTGATGAAGAAAAAAATGTGGTTGGTTCTTTTTTTAAAATGGAGGGATGCATAGATCCTAAATCTTTAATATTACCTTCAAATATTTCTGGTGCTGATGAAAACGACATCAGCTGGGTTACAGCCATTGATGCTGCGGATGATAGTGAGTGTCTGGTACCTGCTAATGCTGTTTACCATCCTTACATTCCAGAAAATGGTGTTTCTCTTTTCAAATCCAATACCAATGGATTGGCATCAGGAAATGTAATTGAGGAGGCAGTTTTTCATGGTATAACTGAGGTGGTGGAACGGGATGCATGGAGTATTTTTGAAGCCCTACGCCAGCCAAAGATGGAAGTTAACTGTGAAGGCACCGAAAATCAGTTTATAAAGGACATAATATCTAAATTTCACAAAGCAGGGGTCGAAATTAAACTGGTTGATCTTACGGCTGATGTGAAAATACCAACCATGGCTGCTGTATCTGATGATAGGGTTTTAAAAGATCCAGCTCTTTTAACCCTGGGAGTGGGAACTCATCTAGACCCAGAAGTAGCTGCCATCCGGGCCTTAACTGAGGTGGCTCAAAGCAGAGCAACCCAGATCCACGGAACACGTGAAGACACCACCCGGGCTGTTTTCATGCGCAAAGCAGGATATCAGCGTATGAAAAGGATAAACAAGCACTGGTTTGGGGAATCTCAGGGCACAATAGAACTTTCTGACATTGAAAACCAGGCCAAAAAGTCATTTAGAGAAGATATAGAAACTTCATTAAATCTTCTTTCTGAATGTGATTTTGATCAGGTTTTATACACGGATCTCACCCGGCCAGAAATTGATATTCCAGTGGTAAGAGTTGTTATTCCAGGAATGGAAGTTTATTCCGTTGATGTGGAAAGGGTTGGTAAAAGGCTTAAAAGATAA
- the pth2 gene encoding peptidyl-tRNA hydrolase Pth2, with product MKQVIVMRADLGMSKGKLAAQACHASIGAYKKADERIIRDWELEGGKKVVVQVKSQQELFEIYELVKAAEIPSYLVTDAGHTELPPSTVTCLGIGPEKEEKIDKITQDLKLLK from the coding sequence ATGAAACAAGTTATTGTTATGCGAGCAGATCTGGGAATGAGTAAGGGTAAATTGGCAGCCCAAGCATGCCATGCGAGTATAGGGGCTTATAAAAAGGCTGATGAAAGGATTATAAGAGACTGGGAGTTAGAAGGCGGTAAAAAGGTGGTTGTTCAGGTTAAAAGTCAGCAGGAACTTTTTGAAATATATGAATTGGTTAAAGCCGCTGAAATTCCCAGTTACCTGGTAACAGATGCCGGTCACACTGAATTACCTCCCTCTACTGTAACTTGCCTGGGAATAGGGCCTGAAAAGGAAGAAAAGATAGACAAAATAACTCAAGATCTTAAACTACTTAAATAA
- a CDS encoding delta 1-pyrroline-5-carboxylate synthetase, which yields MEWVVKIGGSLFPEYSINLARKLVGKDVMVVCGGGDLANQIREYHEKIDLSPSAGHWTAILCMDILGMLLADKFNDLVAVKSSEDAEKVLKSAKLPVLLPSRMMEELDPLEHSWRVTSDSISLYISHLVKAKLLIATDVDGIYTHSPSEDGAQFIKEISAKKLLTFGETSLDESFAELLLEYKTSSYVVNGKHPERALSILDGQSSISTFIGGD from the coding sequence ATGGAATGGGTGGTGAAAATAGGTGGAAGTCTTTTCCCAGAATATTCCATAAATTTGGCCCGAAAATTGGTGGGTAAAGATGTTATGGTGGTGTGTGGTGGTGGTGATCTTGCCAACCAGATCAGAGAATATCATGAAAAAATAGATTTATCCCCCTCTGCAGGACACTGGACTGCAATTCTATGTATGGACATATTGGGCATGCTTCTGGCAGACAAATTCAATGATTTAGTGGCTGTTAAATCTTCAGAAGATGCAGAAAAAGTATTAAAAAGTGCTAAATTACCTGTACTTTTACCTTCACGGATGATGGAAGAATTAGACCCACTGGAGCACTCTTGGAGGGTGACTTCTGATTCCATCTCATTATATATATCACACCTGGTGAAGGCGAAACTATTAATAGCCACTGATGTAGATGGTATATACACACATAGCCCATCGGAAGATGGCGCCCAATTCATCAAGGAAATTAGTGCAAAAAAACTTCTAACTTTTGGTGAAACATCACTAGATGAGAGCTTTGCGGAGCTTTTACTTGAATATAAAACCAGCTCCTATGTTGTTAATGGTAAACACCCTGAAAGGGCCCTATCAATATTAGATGGTCAAAGCTCTATAAGCACGTTTATTGGAGGAGATTAA
- a CDS encoding zinc finger domain-containing protein, producing MEKIQCTSCKQEISPVETYVKFECPECEEILYRCQKCRTFGHIYQCKCGFKGP from the coding sequence ATGGAAAAAATACAATGTACCTCATGTAAACAGGAAATATCACCTGTAGAAACCTATGTAAAATTTGAATGTCCTGAATGCGAAGAAATACTGTACAGATGCCAGAAATGCCGAACTTTCGGCCACATTTACCAATGCAAATGTGGATTTAAAGGACCATAA
- a CDS encoding elongation factor 1-beta produces MGEVVATIKLMPESPDVDLAQIKENVEKSIPEGTELHKIDEEPIAFGLVALNVMVIVDDAEGGTEKAEEIFSQLDDVASIEVVDVRRLM; encoded by the coding sequence ATGGGAGAAGTAGTAGCAACCATAAAATTAATGCCAGAAAGCCCTGATGTTGATCTGGCTCAGATTAAAGAAAATGTAGAAAAATCAATACCAGAAGGAACTGAACTTCACAAAATCGATGAAGAACCAATTGCTTTTGGTCTGGTAGCCCTCAATGTTATGGTAATAGTTGATGATGCCGAGGGTGGAACTGAAAAAGCAGAGGAGATATTCTCCCAGCTCGACGATGTTGCCAGTATAGAAGTGGTTGACGTACGCAGGTTAATGTAA